One genomic window of Aptenodytes patagonicus chromosome 3, bAptPat1.pri.cur, whole genome shotgun sequence includes the following:
- the CGAS gene encoding cyclic GMP-AMP synthase, giving the protein MDRAGGRGERGLRGARRAASKGRGAARRAARSSSRGPGAGGSPGGAATLRAPRREEPAAPRGRPARRASAVRSLPAGPAAGGGEAPPAPRSRAPAAGARRRAAVPDGAVVAPVAARRPPTAAGALRLREVLSRLTLGRQDVSEASGLVNQVVSQLIQAIRSKDSSFNSIERLGAGSYYEHVKISEPNEFDIMLVMPISRLQLDECDDTGAYYYLTFKRNPKEKHLSKFLDEDGKLSAFKMLQALREIIKQEVKNIKSKYENVEVTVKRRKAGSPAITLQIKNPPAEISVDIILTLEVQQSWPPSTQNGLKIEQWLGRKVRGEFRNKSLYLVAKQNKNEKVLRGNTWRLSFSHIEKAMLNNHGSSKTCCESDGPKCCRKACLKLLKYLLEQLKITHTKELEKFCSYHVKTAFFHSCVTWPNDADWHSGDLDHCFQKYLKYFVDCLQKSHLPHFFIPQYNLLSLENKASSNFLLELINKEWNNGFPIFQEKYKKNSLQ; this is encoded by the exons aTGGACCGCGCCGGCGGCAGAGGGGAGCGGGGCTTGCGGGGGGCGCGACGCGCAGCCTCGAAGGGCCGGGGCGCGGCGAGGAGGGCGGCCCGCAGCTCCTCGCGGGGCCCGGGCGCGGGCGGCAGCCCGGGCGGCGCCGCGACCCTCCGGGCGCCGCGGAGGGAggagcccgccgccccgcgcggccgcccggcgcggcgAGCCTCCGCCGTCAGGAGCCTGCCGGCGGGCCCGGCAGCGGGCGGCGGAGAGGCGCCCCCCGCTCCTCGGAGCAGGGCACCGGCCGCCGGAGCGCGGAGGCGAGCGGCGGTGCCCGACGGGGCGGTCGTCGCCCCCgtggccgcccgccgccccccgacGGCAGCGGGCGCCCTGCGCCTCCGGGAGGTGCTGTCGCGGCTCACCCTGGGCCGCCAGGATGTGTCCGAGGCGTCGGGGCTGGTGAACCAGGTCGTGTCGCAACTGATCCAGGCCATCCGGAGCAAGGACAGCAGCTTCAACTCCATCGAGCGGCTGGGCGCCGGCAGCTACTACGAGCACGTCAAG ATATCTGAACCAAATGAGTTTGACATCATGCTTGTAATGCCCATTTCAAGACTTCAGCTTGATGAATGCGATGACACTGGAGCCTATTATTATCTAACATTCAAAAGAAATCCGAAAGAAAAGCATTTGTCCAAGTTTTTAGATGAAGACGGAAAATTATCAGCCTTTAAAATGCTTCAAGCACTAAGAGAAATTATTAAACAAGaagtaaaaaacattaaaagtaaGTATGAGA ATGTGGAAGTAACTGTGAAAAGGAGAAAGGCTGGCAGCCCTGCAATAACTCTTCAGATCAAAAATCCTCCAGCAGAAATATCAGTGGACATCATCTTGACTTTGGAAGTTCAGCAGAGCTGGCCGCCCAGCACACAGAATGGCCTCAAAATTGAACAGTGGCTGGGAAGAAAAGTCAGGGGAGAGTTCAGAAATAAATCACTGTATTTAGtagccaaacaaaacaaaaacgaAAAGGTTCTAAGAG GAAACACCTGGCGACTCTCTTTCTCACACATTGAGAAGGCCATGCTGAACAACCACGGCAGCTCAAAGACATGTTGTGAGTCTGATGGACCAAAGTGCTGTAG GAAAGCTTGCCTTAAGCTTCTGAAGTATCTTCTAGAGCAACTTAAAATAACACATACAAAAGAGTTGGAAAAATTCTGCTCATATCATGTCAAAACTGCTTTTTTCCACTCATGTGTCACGTGGCCAAATGACGCAGATTGGCATTCAGGAGACCTGGATCACTGCTTTCAGAAATATCTGAAGTATTTTGTGGATTGCCTGCAAAAGTCTCATCTGCCCCACTTTTTTATTCCCCAATACAACTTGCTCAGCctggaaaataaagcaagcagtaATTTCCTTTTAGAACTAATAAACAAAGAGTGGAACAATGGATTCCCAATATTTCAGgagaagtataaaaaaaatagtttacagTAA
- the DDX43 gene encoding putative ATP-dependent RNA helicase DDX43, with product MSDWDTSSDEDAGAPGRPPSSAAAVGRLWQPPATPSQSRASVESGGGRRSADWRREAVASLGGEEWEPRGVAGSRGPGEVTRQRLPRAAAGQARDAAAPLCFHLDSALVGALIGQGGTKIRELEDSSGSRIKVIRGTYEAEVKIFGSVAVQNKAKMLIDDAVARSGQNYIRGGTEKGKTLDVIKSENNPKKSVINWASLRENKAKYEAMKWADLPPIEKNFYKESSRTASMSQEEVELWRKENNNIICDDLKEGEKRCIPNPVCKFEDVFDHYPDVMANIRKVGFQKPTPIQSQAWPIILQGIDLIGIAQTGTGKTLAYLMPGFIHLTSQPISRDQRGGPGMLVLAPTRELALQVQAECSKYTYKGIKSICIYGGGDRKGQIDVVTKGVDIVIATPGRLNDLQMNNFINLKSITYLVLDEADRMLDMGFEPQIMKILIDVRPDRQTVMTSATWPDGVRRLAKSYLKNPMIVYVGTLDLAAVNTVEQRVIVITEEEKRTFMQYFIDSMKPKDKVIIFVGKKLTADDLASDFGLQGIPVQSLHGNREQCDREQALDDFKKGKVRILVATDLASRGLDVHDITHVFNFDFPRNIEEYVHRVGRTGRAGRTGEAVTLVTKNDWRVASELIDILERANQVVPNELIAMAERYKQFQIRKEIEKDIRRPPRKPSK from the exons ATGTCTGACTGGGACACGAGCAGCGACGAGGATGCTGGCGCGCCAGGCCGGCCGCCATCTTCTGCCGCCGCGGTCGGGCGTCTGTGGCAGCCGCCGGCGACCCCTTCGCAGAGCCGCGCCTCCGTAGAGAGCGGCGGGGGACGAAGGAGCGCTGACTGGCGGCGGGAGGCGGTGGCCAGCCTCGGAGGGGAGGAGTGGGAGCCTCGAGGCGTGGCAGGCTCCCGCGGCCCGGGAGAGGTGACGCGGCAGCGGCTGCCCCGAGCTGCCGCCGGCCAAGCTCGGGACGCCGCGGCGCCCCTGTGCTTCCACCTCGATAGCGCACTGGTCGGGGCTCTCATAG GTCAGGGTGGAACTAAAATAAGAGAACTTGAGGATTCTTCAGGTTCCAGAATAAAG GTTATAAGGGGAACTTACGAAGCTGAAGTAAAGATTTTTGGCAGCGTTGCTGTGCAAAACAAAGCCAAGATGTTGATTGACGATGCTGTTGCAAGATCGGGACAAAACTACATTAGAGGTGGGACTGAGAAAG GAAAAACCTTGGACGTTATCAAGAGTGAAAACAACCCAAAGAAATCGGTGATTAACTGGGCCTCTCTTCGAGAAAACAAAGCTAAATATGAAGCTATGAAGTGGGCAG ACTTGCCTCCGATTGAGAAAAACTTCTATAAAGAATCATCAAGGACTGCATCTATGTCACAAGAAGAAGTGGAATTGTGGCG gaaagaaaataataatataatttgtGATGACTTAAAAGAAGGTGAAAAGCGCTGCATTCCCAATCCTGTTTGTAAATTTGAAGATGTGTTTGATCATTATCCTGATGTTATGGCTAATATAAGAAAAGTTGGTTTTCAAAAACCTACACCAATTCAG TCCCAGGCATGGCCAATCATACTCCAAGGAATTGATCTTATTGGTATAGCACAGACTGGTACCGGGAAGACACTAGCGTACTTAATGCCTGGATTCATTCACTTGACTTCACAACCAAT ATCCAGAGATCAGCGTGGGGGGCCAGGAATGTTAGTCCTTGCTCCCACTCGAGAACTGGCACTTCAAGTACAAGCAGAGTGTTCAAAGTACACGTACAAAGGAATTAAAAG tatttgcatATATGGTGGTGGGGACCGAAAAGGACAGATCGACGTGGTTACCAAAGGTGTGGATATTGTTATTGCTACTCCTGGCAGACTGAATGATCTTCAAATGAACAACTTCATAAATTTGAAGAGCATAACATACTTG GTTTTAGATGAGGCTGACAGAATGTTGGATATGGGATTTGAACCTCAGATAATGAAGATCCTAATAGATGTGCGGCCTGACAGACAAACTGTTATGACAAG TGCTACATGGCCTGATGGTGTTCGTCGCCTAGCGAAATCCTATTTGAAAAATCCTATGATTGTATATGTTGGCACTCTTGACTTAGCA GCAGTAAATACAGTAGAACAGAGAGTTATTGTTATCACCGAGGAGGAAAAGAGAACTTTCATGCAATACTTCATTGACTCTATGAAGCCAAAAGATAAGGTCATcatttttgtgggaaaaaaacTTAC AGCTGATGACTTAGCAAGTGACTTTGGTCTCCAAGGAATTCCAGTACAGTCACTTCATGGTAACAGGGAGCAGTGTGATCGAGAACAGGCTTTAGATGACTTCAAGAAAG GCAAAGTCAGAATACTGGTAGCTACTGACTTAGCGTCCCGTGGCCTTGATGTGCATGATATTACTCATGTTTTTAACTTTGACTTCCCTCGCAACATTGAAGAATATGTTCATAGAGTAGGTCGTACTGGAAGAGCAGG ACGTACTGGGGAGGCAGTAACGCTTGTCACTAAGAATGATTGGAGGGTTGCATCTGAGCTGATTGACATTCTGGAAAGAGCAAACCAA GTAGTTCCTAATGAGCTTATTGCAATGGCAGAAAGATACAAACAATTtcaaatcagaaaagaaattgaaaaggatATACGAAGACCTCCGAGAAAGCCCTCAAAATAA